The sequence ACAACCTGATCTACCGCGAGGAGGAGCGGGAGATGCTTCCGCTCTGCGTCGACCAGGGACTGGGCGTCATCCCCTGGTCGCCGCTCGCCCGCGGGCTCCTCGCCCGCGAGCCCGGAGAGCCCACGCCCCGCGCGAGCGGCGACGCGGCGCTGGCCGGCCAGCTCTATGACCATGAGGGCGACGCCGACGTGGTCGAAGCCAACCGCCGGGTGGCGGCGGAGCGCGGCGTCACGCCGGCGGAGACGGCCCTGGCGTGGCTCCTCGCTCGACCCGGCGTGACCGCGCCCATCGTCGGAGCGACACGCATGGAGCACCTGGAAGCCGCCGTGCGCGCGCTCGACCTGGTCCTCGCGCCCGAGGAGATCGCGGCGCTCGAAGCCCCCTACCGCCCGCACGCGGTTCGCGGATGGATCCGGG is a genomic window of Candidatus Binatia bacterium containing:
- a CDS encoding aldo/keto reductase, with protein sequence NLIYREEEREMLPLCVDQGLGVIPWSPLARGLLAREPGEPTPRASGDAALAGQLYDHEGDADVVEANRRVAAERGVTPAETALAWLLARPGVTAPIVGATRMEHLEAAVRALDLVLAPEEIAALEAPYRPHAVRGWIRA